The segment ACCGCGGTCCTCGATCTCGATCACGTACCCGTTGGCCACGAGCTGGCCGCTGACCTGCACGTTCGTGTAGGGCGGCGAGAACGACACGGCGTTCTCGATCAGTTCGGCGAGCAGGTGGATGACGTCACCGACCGCGCGGCCGACGAGCACGACGTCGCCCATCGGCATCAGCGTGACGCGGGTGTAGTCCTCGACCTCGGCCAGGGCACCGCGGACGACGTCGACCATGGGGACCGAGCGGCGCCACGTACGGGCGGGGGTCGAGCCGGACAGGACGATGAGGTTCTCGGCGTTGCGCCGCATGCGGATGGCGAGGTGGTCGAGCCGGAAGAGCTCCTTCAGCTCCTCAGGGTCGGTCTCGCGGCGCTCCATGACGTCGAGCACGGTGAGCTGCCGGTGGACGAGGCCCTGCGTCCTGCGGGCCAGGCTGAGCAGGATGTCGCGGATGCTGCGGCGCAGCTCGGCCTGCTCGGCCGCGACGCTGATCGCGGTGCGCTGCACGGTGTTGAACGCCTGGCCCACCTGGCCGATCTCGTCGTCACCGAAGTCCAGGTCGGGGGCCTCCTTGGCCAGGTCGACCTCCTCGCCGCGGCCGATGCGCTCGACGACGCCGGGCAGCCGGTCGTCGGAGAGCTCGTGCGCGGCGTCACGCAGCTTCTGCAGCTGGGCGAACAGGGCGCGGGCCGTGGTGATGGACAGGATGATCGAGGCGATGACCGCGATGAGACCGAGACCGCCGGCCAGCACCAACCGGATGACCACGTTGACGGCGACGGGCACGGCCTGATCGACCATGCGGTCTCCGCCGGTGAGCACCAGGGTGTTGAGATCGGCCAGGGCGCGGTCGGCGGTCGTCTTCCACTGATCGGCGGTGAACGGCAGGCTTCCGGCGCTCGGATCCTGTTCGGAGAGGAGCGTTTCCAGATTCCTGAGACGCGTGAACGACTGGCCGTTGACCAGCTTGTCGTAGTTGGCCTTCTCGGAGGGGGCGAGATCGGCCGCGGCCTGGTCGGCGAGGACCCGCCAGGCTCCCACGGTCTGTGTGAACTGCGCGTGCTCCGCGGGGGTCAGCCGGCCTTCGGCCAGCGCGCCGGCGACCAGCGCGTCTTCCCTGGTGATCACCTCTCGGGCCCGGCTCAGGCCGAGGAGCGTGCGGATGCCCTTGGCGAGGGTCTTGTCGTCGAGGGTGGCCAGCGACCCGTAGAGACCGTAGATGGAGTCGATGACGTCGCCGTAGGTGCTCGTCGCCCGTAGCCTGTCCATCTGCCCCGAGTCGATGGCCTGCCGGGTCTGCCTGAGGGTGTCGAGTTGCCCGAACACGTCGGTGAGCCGCCTGGATCCTTCGTCATCCAGGGCGAAGTCGACGATGCCCGACGTCGCCGACTCCTTGAAGGCAGTGATCAGGCGGTCGGTCTGCTTCCGCTGGTTCTCCAGGTCCTTGCGGGAACGGATGCCAGAGCTGCTCAGCTTGACGACCGAGATCCGCCGTTCCTTCTGCAGCTCGACCAGGAGCGGCTCGCTGGGTGAGATGATGCTGGAGTCGAGCTGGGAGACCCAGAGCAGGTTGACGCCCTCGCGAAGGGTGACCCATGCAGCGAAGGCCCACAGCGCCGCGAGCGAGAGAAGCAGAGCCGTGACTTTGGTCCGCAGTCGTGTATTGCGGAAGCCCATTGTACCTACCCTGTGAAAGTCATTTCGTGTGCTGACCACCAGGACATGCAGTGGCATACCGGGCGCCGTCGATCAAGGAACTTTAGCGCAGCTCAAAGCGGCTCTCAAGCAACATCAATCACTTTGGTTACCAAATATCCCTTTTTTGACAACATTAGTCAAATACTCGCCAAGTGGATATCCTTCCAGAGTGAGCGACCCTGCCCCTGCTGCGTACTTCAGCATCAGTAATGATCTGGTCGATCGCTTGCTTCGGGGGGCGCAGCAGCTTGCCGGCGTGCCGGAGGAGGATCGGAGCACCGTTCTCAGGGCCGCCCTCGACGCCGTGCCCGAAGCGGACCGGCTGGTGCGTCCGTACGCGAGCCTGTTCGCCGAGGGTGACAGCTCCGCCAGCCGGCTGGCCTTCAGTTGCCTGTCCGCCGCGGCGACGTTCCCGCATGCGCGGGCGGATCAGATCGCCGATCTGGGTACGTTGATCACGATCTTGTTCGGCATTGATGACATCGCTGACAACATCGCGGGGCAGTGGTCTCATAGCGACATCACCGCTTTTTTCGAGCAGCTCTGCTCGATGGTCTCCGGCACACCACCTCAGGCGGGTGCCGAGGACGCCGTCGGGCAGGGGTTGCACGCCTGGCAGGCGTGGTGCGTCCGCTTCCGCGGGCACGCCGGTGCCGAAGCGCGCGCGCCGATGCTGAGGGAACAGCTCCGACGCGCCGGCGTGGCCATGGTCCGTGAGCGACTGTGGGCGGCGGGTGACGAGCCCTGGCCGTCGTACGACGACTATCTGGCCAACGGCAGCCTCACGATCCTCTATCCCACATGGTGGGCCGCCGCCCTCGGGATCTGTGGTCCCGCCGGCGCCGGGCATTGGGAGGCGATCGAGCAAGCCACCTCCCTCGGCGCGGCATGCATGCGGCTCGCCAACGACATCAGGACGTTCGAACGGGAAAGGAACGAGGGCAAGCCGAGTTCCGTCCTCATCCTGGAGCGCGCGGGCATGAGCACGGAGGCCGCCGTCGAGCGGGTCTTCGCTCACTACGCCGAGCTCCACGTGGCATTCCTGGCCGCCCTCGCGCAGCTGCCTGCCCCGTTGGCCGGCATCGCGGACGGGCAGCGCAGGAACGTCGCGTTCAACGGTGGCTGGTTCATGGCCAGGGACACGCACGCATATACCGTTCAGGAGCTGGTCAGGGACGCGGACACGTACGCAGGCTAGGACGGCGGCCTGGTGCGTTCCCGCGCCCGGCGGGCGAGGTGGGCCGCGGCGATCACCGCGCCGCGTGTCACCGCGTGCGGCACATAGAGATCCTTGTCGTGCCAGAGCGGAGGATGCTCCTTGCCGGCCGAGCGTAGGAGGAACCTCTCGCCCGCCGCCGCGGCGCGCAGGCGTCGCGGGTCCATCCAGTCTCCGGTCAGCAGCAGGACCTGCAGTGCGTACGCCGTCTCCTCGGCGGTGCCCTCCCAGCGGCCCCAGGAGCCGTCCGGCCGCTGACTGCCCAGCACCCACTCGACCGCCGCACCCACCGGCTCAACCGATGCGGCACCGCCGAAGGAGCCGAGCGCCAGCGCGCAGGTGACGGTGGCGTAGTAAGGGGAGGCGTGCCACCTGTCCTTCCAGCTCCCGTCCGGCTCCTGCCGCTCACGGACCCAGGCGGCCACCTCGGAGATCGCCTGCGCGTAACGTGGCGCGGCGTCGGGCGTACGGCGTACGTACTCGCCGAAGGCGTCCAGCACATGAGCGTTCACGCTGACGGACGTGCCCTGCTCGCCGAGCCAGGTTGAGAAGTGGGACCCGGAACGGAAGCCCCACAGGCTGTCCGGCTCGTGCGGCGCTCCGAGCAGTGCCAGCGAGTACAGCGCCACGGAGGTCGTGTCGGCGTCGGCGGGCAGCCCCGGTCCGGCGGGAGTCCCGCCGGGGCCGATCGCCGTTCTGAGGTCCGCCA is part of the Nonomuraea helvata genome and harbors:
- a CDS encoding sensor histidine kinase yields the protein MGFRNTRLRTKVTALLLSLAALWAFAAWVTLREGVNLLWVSQLDSSIISPSEPLLVELQKERRISVVKLSSSGIRSRKDLENQRKQTDRLITAFKESATSGIVDFALDDEGSRRLTDVFGQLDTLRQTRQAIDSGQMDRLRATSTYGDVIDSIYGLYGSLATLDDKTLAKGIRTLLGLSRAREVITREDALVAGALAEGRLTPAEHAQFTQTVGAWRVLADQAAADLAPSEKANYDKLVNGQSFTRLRNLETLLSEQDPSAGSLPFTADQWKTTADRALADLNTLVLTGGDRMVDQAVPVAVNVVIRLVLAGGLGLIAVIASIILSITTARALFAQLQKLRDAAHELSDDRLPGVVERIGRGEEVDLAKEAPDLDFGDDEIGQVGQAFNTVQRTAISVAAEQAELRRSIRDILLSLARRTQGLVHRQLTVLDVMERRETDPEELKELFRLDHLAIRMRRNAENLIVLSGSTPARTWRRSVPMVDVVRGALAEVEDYTRVTLMPMGDVVLVGRAVGDVIHLLAELIENAVSFSPPYTNVQVSGQLVANGYVIEIEDRGLGMKPEDLEANNARIADPPEFRITGAARLGLYVVSQLAKRHEIQVVLKPSPYGGTTVVVLLPQELVQLDPTPESQDGGPRERLPRRTTAVATAIRPVTAENVRTLKPARQAPAPEPAAPAPAPLLTPVEPEPEPEPPAEPEQRPVTEFTSNGLPLRVPQANLAPALRDDTPTQPDYEEDDDERSPEEIRAMMGSLQSGTRLGRSEAAKMLDEQSRGEA
- a CDS encoding terpene synthase family protein; translation: MPEEDRSTVLRAALDAVPEADRLVRPYASLFAEGDSSASRLAFSCLSAAATFPHARADQIADLGTLITILFGIDDIADNIAGQWSHSDITAFFEQLCSMVSGTPPQAGAEDAVGQGLHAWQAWCVRFRGHAGAEARAPMLREQLRRAGVAMVRERLWAAGDEPWPSYDDYLANGSLTILYPTWWAAALGICGPAGAGHWEAIEQATSLGAACMRLANDIRTFERERNEGKPSSVLILERAGMSTEAAVERVFAHYAELHVAFLAALAQLPAPLAGIADGQRRNVAFNGGWFMARDTHAYTVQELVRDADTYAG